The following nucleotide sequence is from Holophagales bacterium.
CGGAGACGGAGTGGCGCATGTAGCCGAGGCCGCCCCGGTACATCAGGTCGACGATGAGCTTCAGCTCGTGGAGGCACTCGAAGTAGGCGACCTCGGGCTGGTAGCCGGCCGTCACGAGCGTGTCGAAGCCCGCCTTCACGAGGGCCGAGACGCCGCCGCAGAGGACCGCCTGCTCGCCGAAGAGGTCGGTCTCGGTCTCCTCGGTGAACGTCGTCTCGAGGACGCCGGCGCGGGTGCAGCCGAGGGCCCGCGCGTAGGCGAGGGCGTTCGCGAGCGCCTTCCCGCTCGCGTCGCGGTGGACGGCGACGAGGGCGGGAGTGCCCTGCCCGTCGACGTAGAGCTCGCGGACGCGGTGGCCCGGCGCCTTCGGCGCGACCATCGAGACGTCGACCCCTTCGGGCGGGTCGATCGTCCCGAACCGGATGTTGAATCCGTGCGCGAACATGAGCGTCTTGCCCGGGCGAAGGGCCGGGGCGATCTCCTCGCGGTAGAGGCGCGCCTGGGACGTATCGGGGGCGAGGATCATGATCACGTCCGCCTTCTCGGACGCCTCTCGTGGCGAGAGGACCGTGAGCCCGGCGGCCTCGGCGCGGGCGCGAGAGCGGCTCGCGGCGGGGAGGCCGACGACGACGGCGATCCCGCTGTCGCGCAGGTTCAGGGCGTGGGCGTGTCCCTGGCTTCCGTAGCCGAGGATGGCGACGGTCTTTCCCGAGATGTCTTCGATGCGGGCGTCGCGGTCGTAGTGGATCCGGGCCATGGGCGTCTCCTTCGTGTCCTCGTCTT
It contains:
- the ilvC gene encoding ketol-acid reductoisomerase; the protein is MARIHYDRDARIEDISGKTVAILGYGSQGHAHALNLRDSGIAVVVGLPAASRSRARAEAAGLTVLSPREASEKADVIMILAPDTSQARLYREEIAPALRPGKTLMFAHGFNIRFGTIDPPEGVDVSMVAPKAPGHRVRELYVDGQGTPALVAVHRDASGKALANALAYARALGCTRAGVLETTFTEETETDLFGEQAVLCGGVSALVKAGFDTLVTAGYQPEVAYFECLHELKLIVDLMYRGGLGYMRHSVSDTAEWGDYTAGPRIVTDETKATMARLLAEIRDGSFAARWIAENETGRPEYEARRKAEREHPIEAVGAVLRGMMPFLDAVAVTPEGDVVKTSKGTGAKVAPEEGSPVAVPASAGV